From one Gossypium hirsutum isolate 1008001.06 chromosome D08, Gossypium_hirsutum_v2.1, whole genome shotgun sequence genomic stretch:
- the LOC121219852 gene encoding uncharacterized protein produces the protein MTISASFLLASTLLLTGCVLGPISLVSAKHGVPSYAHKKIASKPFEGYLENGNFEEQPSPTALKKTVLKGAHALPKWTITGLVEYISGGPQPGGMFYPVAHGVHAVKLGNEATISQTIPVKPGVLYALTFGASRTCAQDEVLRVSVGTQSGDLPLQTLYSSIGDDVYAWGFIPKTKYATVKFHNPGVQEDPTCGPLLDAVAIKELVRPRATRYNLVKNNGFEEGPHRLVNSTNGVLLPPRQEDFTSPLPGWIIESLKAVKFIDAKHFNVPAGHSAVELVAGRESAIAQILRTIPNKSYNMTFIIGDARNGCNGEMMVEAFAAKHTVKVPFTSRGKGEFKAASLMFKADTARTRVTFYSSYYHTRSDDFGSLCGPVLDEVRVYPIV, from the exons atgacaaTATCTGCTTCATTTTTGCTTGCTTCTACCTTGCTGCTCACCGGCTGTGTTTTGGGTCCTATATCTCTTGTTTCAGCTAAACATGGTGTTCCATCTTATGCTCATAAGAAAATCGCTTCTAAACCTTTTGAAG GGTATCTTGAAAATGGCAACTTTGAAGAACAGCCCAGCCCGACTGCCTTAAAGAAAACAGTACTCAAAGGAGCACACGCACTTCCCAAATGGACTATCACAGGGCTAGTCGAGTACATCTCGGGTGGGCCTCAACCTGGTGGGATGTTTTACCCCGTCGCTCATGGCGTCCATGCGGTGAAGCTCGGAAACGAGGCCACCATTTCTCAAACCATACCTGTAAAACCAGGGGTACTGTATGCGCTGACTTTTGGGGCGTCCAGGACTTGTGCGCAAGACGAGGTGTTGAGAGTGTCGGTGGGTACTCAGTCAGGGGACCTTCCCTTGCAGACCTTGTACAGTAGTATCGGTGATGACGTTTATGCTTGGGGTTTCATTCCCAAAACCAAGTATGCCACTGTTAAATTCCATAACCCAGGTGTTCAAGAGGATCCCACCTGTGGTCCATTGTTGGATGCGGTTGCTATTAAGGAGCTTGTCCGTCCCAGAGCTACCAGAT ATAATCTGGTGAAGAACAATGGCTTTGAAGAGGGTCCTCATCGCCTAGTCAACTCCACCAATGGTGTCTTGCTCCCCCCTCGGCAAGAGGATTTCACATCCCCACTCCCGGGCTGGATCATTGAATCACTTAAAGCCGTAAAATTCATCGATGCAAAGCACTTCAACGTCCCGGCGGGACACTCCGCAGTCGAGCTGGTTGCCGGGAGAGAAAGTGCCATCGCCCAGATCCTCAGGACCATCCCCAACAAATCATACAACATGACGTTCATCATCGGGGACGCTCGCAACGGTTGCAACGGAGAAATGATGGTGGAGGCTTTCGCTGCCAAACATACAGTCAAAGTTCCCTTCACATCACGTGGAAAAGGTGAATTCAAGGCTGCAAGCTTAATGTTCAAAGCTGATACAGCCAGGACAAGAGTGACATTCTACAGCTCTTACTACCACACGAGGAGTGATGACTTCGGGTCTCTTTGTGGTCCTGTTCTGGATGAAGTTAGGGTTTACCCTATTGTTTAG